The Montipora capricornis isolate CH-2021 chromosome 1, ASM3666992v2, whole genome shotgun sequence genome contains a region encoding:
- the LOC138036693 gene encoding uncharacterized protein isoform X3, whose translation MGKGKIVKKGYVEHLHVQGNKVVFIHAFDPPPMQSARHTSVDLRNGYDEWCRLIERAQHKARCLLQEYDTKFASLKEKLSYKMIHDTGKPGEVITEYIKKEQATCVVIGCRGLGKIRRTLLGSVSDYVVRHSPVPVVVVPPSPS comes from the exons GGTATGTAGAGCATCTTCACGTACAAGGTAATAAAGTGGTATTTATTCATGCTTTTGATCCACCGCCTATGCAATCAGCCAGACACA CAAGCGTAGACTTGAGGAATGGTTATGACGAGTGGTGTAGGCTGATCGAAAGAGCACAACATAAGGCCAGGTGTCTCTTACAAGAATATGACACAAAATTTGCATCACTCAAG GAAAAACTATCATACAAGATGATTCATGACACAGGGAAACCAGGAGAAGTAATTACTGAATACATCAAAAAAGAACAAGCAACTTGTGTAGTTATTGGTTGTAGAGGATTAGGGAAGATTAGAAGAACATTGCTTGGTAGTGTTAGTGATTATGTTGTGCGACATTCACCTGTACCAGTTGTTGTGGTACCTCCCTCCCCGTCGTAG
- the LOC138036693 gene encoding uncharacterized protein isoform X1 — protein sequence MGAKTVNVPLTVQLNFAVCKATCKYIVEDILSVVDVRVAGYVEHLHVQGNKVVFIHAFDPPPMQSARHTSVDLRNGYDEWCRLIERAQHKARCLLQEYDTKFASLKEKLSYKMIHDTGKPGEVITEYIKKEQATCVVIGCRGLGKIRRTLLGSVSDYVVRHSPVPVVVVPPSPS from the exons GTCCAGCTGAATTTCGCTGTCTGCAAGGCCACGTGTAAGTACATCGTGGAGGATATTCTCAGTGTAGTTGACGTACGCGTCGCAG GGTATGTAGAGCATCTTCACGTACAAGGTAATAAAGTGGTATTTATTCATGCTTTTGATCCACCGCCTATGCAATCAGCCAGACACA CAAGCGTAGACTTGAGGAATGGTTATGACGAGTGGTGTAGGCTGATCGAAAGAGCACAACATAAGGCCAGGTGTCTCTTACAAGAATATGACACAAAATTTGCATCACTCAAG GAAAAACTATCATACAAGATGATTCATGACACAGGGAAACCAGGAGAAGTAATTACTGAATACATCAAAAAAGAACAAGCAACTTGTGTAGTTATTGGTTGTAGAGGATTAGGGAAGATTAGAAGAACATTGCTTGGTAGTGTTAGTGATTATGTTGTGCGACATTCACCTGTACCAGTTGTTGTGGTACCTCCCTCCCCGTCGTAG
- the LOC138036909 gene encoding universal stress protein Slr1101-like, which translates to MAKQQEVEKKTVLVAVDGSEHSERAFDWYTNNFYRKGDEILVFHSHEVPSMPSAPYPYGFDFSEGWKEHLEQSEKKARDLLESYYKKCQEKNLKCRLIKETGNPGEAVCKVSKERKVDHVVMGSRGLGTVSRALVGSVSDYCLHHASVPVSVVPPPDRFDHHGFMNKQ; encoded by the exons ATGGCAAAACAGCAAGaagttgaaaagaaaaccgTGTTAGTTGCCGTGGATGGCAGTGAGCACAGTGAGAGAGCTTTTGATT GGTATACTAACAACTTTTATAGGAAGGGTGATGAGATATTAGTGTTTCATTCACATGAGGTGCCATCAATGCCTTCTGCTCCTTATCCAT ATGGCTTTGATTTCTCTGAAGgatggaaagagcatcttgAGCAGAGCGAGAAAAAAGCCAGAGATCTACTTGAATCATACTACAAGAAATGTCAAGAGAAAAAT TTGAAATGCAGACTTATCAAGGAGACAGGAAATCCAGGGGAAGCTGTTTGTAAAGTTTCCAAAGAGAGAAAGGTTGATCACGTAGTTATGGGCTCAAGGGGTTTGGGAACAGTAAGCCGTGCTTTGGTTGGCAGTGTCAGTGATTACTGTTTGCATCATGCTAGTGTTCCAGTGTCAGTGGTTCCACCGCCAGATCGTTTTGATCATCATGGATttatgaacaaacaatga